The proteins below are encoded in one region of Aquisphaera giovannonii:
- a CDS encoding sigma-70 family RNA polymerase sigma factor, whose product MAEDPRTELRALLQKHFPRIRMRDPAARELLLSGLSALMPDLVRPSFHRKFPRLRAFLQTDDVTQEVMCKLMGPVFETPPETEEHFRAIVWLVISHTLVNLVRKYYGPEGDGRHFEAAFAEPTDPATTDGRAVRDARLDIPEILAGLPEADAELIVAHYFLGREIQEIADSRGEHRATTSRHHMRILRQLGTRLGA is encoded by the coding sequence ATGGCCGAGGATCCCAGGACCGAGCTTCGCGCCCTGCTCCAGAAGCACTTCCCGCGCATCCGGATGCGTGACCCGGCCGCGAGGGAGCTGCTCCTGTCAGGGTTGAGCGCCCTCATGCCGGACCTGGTGCGGCCCAGCTTCCACCGGAAATTCCCGCGACTGCGGGCCTTCCTGCAGACCGACGACGTCACCCAGGAGGTGATGTGCAAATTGATGGGCCCGGTCTTCGAAACTCCCCCGGAGACCGAGGAACACTTCCGGGCGATCGTCTGGCTCGTAATCTCGCACACCCTCGTGAACCTGGTCCGGAAATACTACGGCCCCGAGGGTGATGGCCGGCACTTCGAGGCGGCGTTCGCCGAGCCGACGGATCCCGCGACCACCGACGGCCGCGCCGTCCGCGATGCCCGGCTGGACATCCCCGAGATCCTCGCGGGCCTGCCCGAGGCCGACGCCGAGCTGATCGTCGCCCACTATTTCCTGGGCCGGGAGATCCAGGAGATCGCGGACTCACGCGGCGAACATCGCGCGACGACCAGTCGCCATCACATGCGGATCCTGCGCCAGCTCGGCACCCGTCTCGGAGCCTGA
- a CDS encoding DUF3466 family protein, which translates to MTGTLREQKATDSEATHRRPLFYGISHPLSRRLPLGTLPGTESIAYAINSSGQVVGTLTGPGGSDAFLWSNGKMADLGVLPGESNCVATSINDSGQIVGTASPALGGSVGGLSSSRAFLYMGGKLTDLNDLLPPDSGWVLTSATSINNKGVVVGLGSYNGAIHGYELTTSLRTSTTPIPTPTPGPTPTPAPAPTPTPNPTPSPAPGQPTGSAGSLPPAPPAARAPRFATRIVIRRLSQPVAPGRSIALVATVGVIGSRRRVAGGILSLAEGDGVLVEAPINRGRAVLRLTTRPAGGDPIRIDYSGSQEFAPTSSDILLGPPRVRRHADSSPSRGR; encoded by the coding sequence ATGACGGGGACCCTCCGTGAACAGAAGGCTACTGATTCCGAGGCGACGCATCGAAGACCTCTGTTCTACGGAATTTCCCACCCACTTTCGAGACGCTTACCCCTGGGGACGCTCCCCGGCACCGAGAGCATTGCTTATGCCATCAACAGTTCCGGGCAGGTGGTGGGCACACTGACCGGCCCAGGCGGCAGCGACGCCTTCCTCTGGTCTAACGGCAAGATGGCCGATCTCGGAGTTCTGCCGGGCGAAAGCAACTGCGTCGCTACGAGCATCAACGACAGCGGCCAGATCGTGGGGACCGCGTCCCCCGCCTTGGGAGGCAGCGTCGGAGGGCTGTCGAGTTCTCGGGCCTTCCTCTACATGGGAGGGAAACTGACCGACCTCAACGACCTCCTCCCTCCCGATTCGGGCTGGGTGCTTACCTCGGCGACGTCCATCAACAACAAGGGAGTGGTCGTCGGCCTTGGATCGTACAATGGGGCGATTCACGGGTATGAGCTCACCACGTCGCTCCGGACGTCCACCACGCCGATCCCCACGCCGACGCCAGGTCCAACACCGACACCAGCGCCCGCCCCCACTCCGACGCCCAATCCCACGCCCTCGCCGGCTCCAGGCCAGCCCACGGGCTCGGCCGGGAGCCTCCCGCCCGCTCCTCCGGCGGCACGTGCCCCCCGCTTCGCCACGCGGATCGTCATTCGCCGGCTCTCTCAGCCCGTCGCTCCCGGCAGGTCGATCGCCCTTGTCGCCACGGTCGGAGTCATCGGCTCGCGACGGCGCGTGGCGGGAGGCATCCTGAGCCTGGCCGAGGGTGACGGCGTGCTCGTCGAGGCTCCGATCAACCGGGGCCGAGCCGTTCTCCGCCTGACGACGCGACCTGCGGGAGGCGACCCGATCCGGATCGACTACTCGGGGAGTCAGGAGTTCGCGCCAACATCGTCGGACATCCTCCTCGGACCGCCTCGCGTCCGCCGCCACGCCGATTCGTCCCCCTCCCGAGGAAGATGA
- a CDS encoding serine/threonine-protein kinase: MGLTASLTDQDVEQALAQWDDLRRDVGPDAAEAFVRSLPAGLREGVERDVRLMLAAEQALMTPAETGEEIARRECGAMGVSGRYEIVGVLAIGGMGVVYRARDLELRREVAYKVMKRRYREDPNAERRFLQEAQVTAEFRHPGIVPVLGFVRDGCGLPAYAMEVVEGLTLGDAIGQLRLPPAGDDPRAPASQRRIVLRHFVSACRTIAYAHEEMRCVHGDLKPSNILIDRYDGTRVVDWGVCRFVSPEDAPPEADADAISRRIVTRQFGGPSAGQAGEPATFESDIHALGATLYNLLTGRPPSADLEWSTVPIPKPLAAVCRKAMASSRQDRYSSVALLADDVEAYLEDTSNSVYADPWMTRLRRWFNQHQTSAVAALLTFLFLCVSVTGAVLAWDAIERDARRARESFEKAARHEADRVRFESERRTLNTMLHYGLLEYMATNRRRGIQLYDELVRTAQDRLNSEFRSDADVAILAQALAYRGLIELPAGFLGHETSASPMADALKKLAILILAGQPIDGELIASLTPPLDPERARKAEPWLKRSLEKFRCINATLHPDSQDYWVRHACLTTLIPLLLKESRFTEALLVSDEMIAIEGVEAARPWLWRRNVIRMAAEVEQSKQEWSRPPRAYDPRVMRMTGYLAEDDAASYMAIYNAACVFSLASSDERATSRSRELRAARAITYLRWIADRGYFRDPKRRMQLLNDTDLNPLRHRHDFQAIADQAQARR; this comes from the coding sequence ATGGGTCTTACCGCATCACTCACCGATCAGGACGTCGAGCAAGCCCTGGCGCAATGGGATGACCTGCGTCGCGACGTGGGACCGGACGCGGCCGAGGCCTTCGTGAGGTCGCTGCCCGCGGGCCTGCGCGAAGGGGTCGAGAGGGACGTCCGGCTCATGCTCGCGGCCGAGCAGGCCCTGATGACGCCGGCCGAGACCGGCGAGGAGATCGCCCGCAGGGAATGCGGCGCGATGGGCGTCTCGGGGCGGTACGAGATCGTCGGGGTGCTGGCCATCGGCGGCATGGGGGTCGTCTACCGGGCCCGGGACCTCGAGCTCCGGCGCGAGGTCGCCTACAAGGTCATGAAGAGGCGTTATCGCGAAGACCCCAACGCGGAGCGTCGCTTCCTCCAGGAGGCGCAGGTAACCGCGGAATTCCGGCATCCCGGTATCGTTCCCGTCCTCGGCTTCGTCCGGGACGGCTGCGGGCTGCCGGCCTATGCGATGGAGGTCGTCGAGGGCCTTACGCTCGGCGACGCCATCGGGCAGCTCCGCCTCCCGCCGGCCGGCGACGACCCGCGGGCACCGGCCTCGCAACGGCGGATCGTACTCCGGCACTTCGTCTCAGCCTGCCGGACCATCGCATACGCCCACGAGGAGATGCGATGCGTCCACGGCGACCTCAAGCCGTCGAACATCCTGATCGATCGGTACGACGGCACCAGGGTGGTGGACTGGGGCGTCTGCCGATTCGTGAGCCCGGAGGACGCCCCGCCGGAGGCCGATGCCGATGCGATCTCCCGGCGGATCGTCACGCGGCAGTTCGGCGGCCCCAGCGCGGGCCAGGCCGGGGAGCCCGCGACCTTCGAGAGCGACATCCACGCCCTCGGGGCGACCCTCTACAACCTGCTGACCGGCCGGCCGCCATCGGCCGACCTCGAATGGTCAACCGTCCCGATCCCGAAGCCACTCGCCGCGGTCTGCCGCAAGGCGATGGCCTCCAGCCGACAGGACCGCTACTCCTCCGTGGCCCTCCTCGCGGATGACGTCGAGGCCTATCTCGAGGACACCAGCAATTCAGTCTATGCCGACCCGTGGATGACCCGCCTACGTCGGTGGTTCAACCAGCACCAGACGAGTGCCGTCGCGGCCTTGCTGACGTTCCTGTTCCTTTGCGTCTCCGTGACGGGCGCTGTCCTCGCCTGGGATGCGATCGAGCGAGACGCCCGGCGCGCCAGAGAGTCGTTCGAGAAAGCCGCCCGACATGAAGCAGATCGGGTCCGCTTCGAATCGGAGCGGAGGACCCTGAACACGATGCTCCATTACGGGCTCCTCGAGTACATGGCGACGAACCGCCGCAGGGGTATCCAACTCTACGACGAGTTGGTCAGGACGGCCCAGGATCGGCTGAACTCGGAGTTTCGCTCGGACGCCGACGTCGCGATCCTGGCGCAAGCCCTTGCTTATCGAGGTCTCATCGAGCTCCCAGCCGGGTTCCTCGGGCATGAGACGTCAGCTTCGCCCATGGCAGATGCTTTGAAAAAACTCGCAATCCTGATACTCGCCGGCCAGCCGATCGATGGCGAGTTGATTGCTTCACTCACGCCGCCTCTCGATCCGGAACGAGCCCGTAAGGCCGAGCCGTGGTTGAAGAGGTCGTTGGAGAAGTTCCGATGCATTAACGCGACTCTACACCCCGACTCGCAGGACTATTGGGTGCGGCACGCTTGCCTGACGACATTGATTCCTCTCCTGCTGAAAGAGTCACGGTTCACCGAGGCTTTGCTGGTGTCGGATGAGATGATCGCGATAGAAGGTGTGGAGGCCGCCAGGCCGTGGCTGTGGCGCCGGAACGTGATACGCATGGCCGCGGAGGTGGAGCAGTCGAAACAGGAGTGGTCCCGTCCTCCAAGGGCTTATGACCCTAGAGTCATGCGGATGACCGGGTATCTCGCCGAAGACGACGCAGCCTCATACATGGCCATTTACAACGCCGCGTGCGTCTTCTCGCTCGCCTCATCCGATGAGCGGGCCACTTCCCGCTCCCGAGAATTGCGAGCGGCTAGAGCTATCACCTATCTGCGATGGATTGCCGATCGCGGCTATTTCCGAGATCCGAAGCGGCGGATGCAATTACTGAACGATACCGACCTCAATCCCCTCCGACATCGCCACGACTTCCAGGCCATCGCAGACCAGGCGCAAGCGCGGCGTTAA
- a CDS encoding DUF3466 family protein, giving the protein MTDINDVRQVVGSEFVVGEGTRAFLLGSIAGPQDLGILAGYTSSYATGINASGRVIGYSERAVGGGPQPRAFFVEKGRMTDLGILPGGTSSKATGINSAGQVVGWADGAGGGLTAFLYSNGNMSNLGGLPGSSGGEANAINDSGQIVGFSWVGGIGSLSKRAFLYSGGKFTDLGTG; this is encoded by the coding sequence GTGACCGACATCAACGACGTGCGACAGGTCGTCGGCAGCGAATTCGTCGTCGGCGAGGGGACTCGGGCCTTCCTCCTGGGCTCGATCGCCGGGCCGCAGGATCTCGGGATCCTCGCCGGCTACACGTCGAGTTACGCGACAGGGATCAATGCGTCCGGACGAGTTATTGGCTACTCCGAGAGAGCCGTCGGCGGGGGCCCCCAGCCCCGGGCTTTCTTCGTAGAGAAGGGACGGATGACGGACCTGGGAATCCTTCCCGGCGGGACCTCCAGCAAGGCGACCGGGATCAACTCCGCCGGCCAGGTCGTCGGTTGGGCGGATGGGGCGGGCGGCGGGCTGACGGCATTTCTGTATTCGAACGGCAACATGTCCAATCTCGGTGGCCTGCCCGGTTCTTCCGGCGGTGAAGCCAACGCAATCAACGATTCCGGGCAGATCGTGGGCTTCTCCTGGGTCGGAGGGATAGGCAGCCTTTCCAAGCGCGCGTTCCTTTACAGCGGTGGGAAGTTCACCGACCTGGGGACGGGGTGA
- a CDS encoding ISAzo13 family transposase: MQDATRIERIRAKFCALDAVLDERSRRQWAAAEAREYGYGGVTALSLATGLARNTIAAGMRELEYRELHPDEPVSTRLRHSGAGRKRRTEADPDLAAALEALLEPLTRGDPMSPLRWTCKSTRRLAAELSGQGHRVGYRTVAWLLHEAGYSLQANRKTREGNQHPDRNAQFEFINAQAARFQKRRQPVISVDTKKKELIGDFKNGGREWRPEGRPEPVRVHDFRDKELGKAIPYGVYDVTNNQGWVSVGIDHDTAYFAAASIGRWWREMGAPRFPRATELFITADGGGSNGYRTRLWKVALQGLADQIGLKLTVSHFPPGTSKWNKVEHRLFSFITQNWRGKPLVSVQVIVNLIAATRTKKGLVVRAALDEGKYETGIIVTDEQMAGLQLKPASFHGEWNYTIKPRSRT, from the coding sequence GTGCAGGATGCCACTCGCATTGAACGGATTCGGGCGAAGTTCTGCGCCCTGGACGCAGTCCTGGATGAGAGGTCCAGGCGGCAGTGGGCGGCCGCGGAGGCGCGCGAATACGGGTACGGCGGTGTGACTGCCCTATCCCTCGCCACGGGGTTGGCTCGCAACACGATCGCGGCCGGAATGCGGGAGCTCGAGTATCGCGAACTCCACCCCGACGAACCGGTCTCGACCCGGCTGCGACACAGCGGCGCGGGGCGGAAGCGCCGGACCGAGGCCGATCCCGACCTGGCCGCGGCGCTGGAGGCGCTGCTGGAGCCGCTGACGCGGGGCGACCCGATGTCGCCGTTGCGCTGGACGTGCAAGAGCACGCGACGGTTGGCGGCAGAGTTGAGCGGGCAGGGGCATCGGGTCGGCTACCGCACGGTGGCGTGGCTGCTCCACGAGGCCGGCTACAGCCTGCAGGCCAACCGCAAGACCCGCGAGGGGAACCAGCACCCCGACCGGAACGCCCAGTTCGAGTTCATCAACGCACAGGCGGCGCGGTTCCAGAAGCGGCGCCAGCCGGTGATCTCGGTGGACACGAAGAAGAAGGAGTTGATCGGGGATTTCAAGAACGGCGGCCGCGAGTGGCGCCCCGAGGGGCGGCCGGAGCCGGTGCGCGTCCACGACTTCCGGGACAAGGAGCTGGGCAAGGCGATCCCCTACGGCGTGTACGACGTGACCAACAACCAGGGCTGGGTCAGCGTGGGGATCGATCATGACACCGCCTACTTCGCGGCCGCGAGCATCGGCCGATGGTGGCGAGAGATGGGGGCCCCCCGCTTCCCCCGCGCGACCGAGTTGTTCATCACCGCGGACGGCGGGGGCAGCAACGGTTACCGCACCCGGTTGTGGAAGGTGGCGTTGCAGGGCCTGGCCGATCAGATCGGCCTGAAGCTAACGGTGAGCCACTTCCCGCCGGGCACGAGCAAGTGGAACAAGGTGGAGCACCGGCTGTTCAGCTTCATCACACAGAACTGGCGAGGCAAGCCGCTGGTGAGCGTCCAGGTCATCGTCAACTTGATCGCCGCCACGCGAACCAAGAAGGGCCTGGTTGTGAGAGCCGCGCTCGATGAAGGCAAGTACGAGACGGGCATCATTGTGACCGACGAGCAAATGGCCGGGCTCCAGTTGAAGCCCGCTAGCTTCCACGGCGAATGGAATTACACCATCAAGCCGCGCTCGAGAACTTGA
- a CDS encoding HEAT repeat domain-containing protein yields MAELTPTAGAAPRKKTFGPLLYSTLLAAGLVGLYSAIELGGPVLQRWLEERRLASAVTSRDPNERRAAIGLLQGRHRASAAPHLRRALLDPDPEVRVEACEALFHLGEDPPRYADVLIGLVGKGGDDDGVDRRVKAARLLGSLRATHRGPSPGRSAAGGDADAGTALQRRTFEALSPLLHDPSDEVRAAAAAALGQGVALPEVAACLEAAASDRDPDVRLAIAGALVRLRGGDDPAAARIFLGLVDDPELADWGPLLESLRSAGEATRGRVFRSVVEAARKAEPARRPERIAVLSWAGGLARDAVPALESLLDDPDLATRAAAADALLGIQNDHASGGLVPRTRIARVAAIGGPGGMAAMMGMADSEPATIADPRALRAIRAVLAEVVGSKQIPLEGRQNALEWLQRLTTDSPGLPAEASSALVRQLGDPDPDIRRSAHALLGLSIEAGPVHMPGARPEKSAPKSPAPK; encoded by the coding sequence ATGGCTGAGCTGACGCCGACGGCCGGGGCGGCCCCTCGGAAAAAGACCTTCGGCCCGCTCCTCTATTCGACGCTCCTGGCGGCCGGCCTCGTCGGCCTGTACTCGGCCATCGAGCTGGGCGGCCCTGTCCTCCAGCGATGGCTCGAGGAACGCCGGCTCGCCTCGGCGGTCACGAGCCGGGATCCGAACGAGCGGCGAGCCGCGATCGGCCTCCTCCAGGGCAGGCATCGAGCGTCGGCCGCCCCGCACCTCCGCAGGGCACTCCTCGATCCCGACCCCGAGGTCCGCGTCGAGGCGTGCGAGGCGCTCTTCCATCTCGGCGAAGATCCTCCGCGGTATGCCGACGTGCTGATCGGCCTCGTCGGCAAGGGCGGGGACGACGACGGCGTGGACCGCCGCGTGAAGGCGGCGCGGCTCCTCGGCTCCCTCCGCGCGACGCACCGGGGGCCCTCGCCAGGCCGATCGGCGGCGGGCGGCGACGCCGACGCGGGGACGGCCCTCCAGCGTCGCACCTTCGAGGCCCTCTCGCCCCTCCTCCACGACCCGTCGGACGAGGTCCGGGCCGCCGCGGCGGCGGCGCTGGGGCAAGGCGTCGCACTCCCCGAGGTCGCCGCGTGCCTGGAAGCCGCCGCGAGCGACCGCGACCCCGACGTGCGGCTGGCCATCGCGGGGGCGCTCGTGCGGCTCCGGGGCGGCGACGACCCCGCGGCGGCCCGGATCTTCCTCGGCCTGGTGGACGACCCCGAGCTCGCCGATTGGGGGCCGCTCCTGGAGTCGTTGCGGTCGGCGGGCGAGGCGACGAGGGGCCGGGTCTTCCGCTCCGTCGTCGAGGCCGCGCGGAAGGCCGAGCCCGCGAGGCGGCCCGAGCGGATCGCCGTCCTCTCCTGGGCGGGCGGCCTGGCGCGCGACGCCGTCCCGGCGCTGGAGTCGCTGCTCGACGACCCGGACCTGGCCACGAGGGCGGCCGCGGCCGACGCGCTGCTCGGGATCCAGAACGACCACGCCTCCGGGGGCCTCGTCCCGCGGACGCGGATCGCCCGCGTCGCGGCCATCGGGGGCCCCGGCGGCATGGCCGCCATGATGGGCATGGCCGACTCCGAGCCGGCGACGATCGCCGACCCGAGGGCGTTGCGGGCGATCCGCGCCGTCCTCGCCGAGGTGGTCGGCAGCAAGCAGATCCCCCTCGAGGGCCGCCAGAACGCCCTGGAATGGCTCCAGCGGCTGACGACCGATTCCCCCGGCCTCCCGGCCGAGGCCTCGTCCGCCCTCGTCCGCCAGCTCGGCGACCCGGACCCGGATATCCGCCGCTCCGCCCACGCCCTCCTCGGACTCTCGATCGAAGCCGGCCCGGTCCACATGCCGGGCGCCCGGCCTGAGAAGTCGGCCCCGAAGTCCCCCGCCCCAAAGTGA
- a CDS encoding sugar phosphate isomerase/epimerase family protein — MESRRVFLRSAAAGLGLGMGAGMAPTPAAGADPATGGPTLAVFTKHLLGLDHERIADHLAGIGVTAIEAPIRPGGHVEPARVADDLPRFAEVLKERGIAIAVLSSGINAVSKEQHTESVLRTARSLGIPRYRMNWYRYDMKRPLWPQLEAIGPRLDELVALSKEVGIVPCYQNHSGVGMVGATVWDMETLMRKHPAADLGWYFDIFHARVEGGLSWPVQAKLTRDRLSVASFKDFVWDGKQVHGVPLGRGLVGPEYADSLRKSGYAGAVSLFLEYLESEPRDAGYLARAAAATRRDLEVLRSWLS; from the coding sequence ATGGAATCGCGACGCGTCTTCCTCCGCTCGGCGGCGGCGGGCCTGGGACTTGGGATGGGGGCGGGGATGGCCCCGACGCCCGCCGCCGGGGCCGATCCGGCGACGGGCGGGCCCACGCTCGCCGTCTTCACGAAGCACCTCCTGGGCCTCGACCACGAGCGGATCGCCGACCACCTGGCGGGGATCGGCGTGACGGCCATCGAGGCGCCCATCCGGCCGGGCGGGCACGTCGAGCCGGCGCGGGTCGCCGACGACCTGCCGCGGTTCGCGGAGGTCCTGAAGGAGCGGGGGATCGCGATCGCGGTCCTCAGCTCGGGGATCAACGCCGTCTCGAAGGAGCAGCACACCGAGTCCGTGCTCCGGACCGCGAGGTCGCTGGGCATCCCGCGATACCGGATGAACTGGTACCGCTACGACATGAAGCGCCCGCTCTGGCCGCAGCTCGAGGCCATCGGCCCGAGGCTCGACGAGCTGGTCGCCCTCAGCAAGGAGGTCGGGATCGTCCCCTGCTACCAGAACCACTCGGGCGTGGGGATGGTCGGGGCGACCGTGTGGGACATGGAGACCCTGATGCGCAAGCATCCGGCGGCGGACCTCGGCTGGTACTTCGACATCTTCCACGCCCGCGTCGAGGGGGGCCTCTCCTGGCCCGTCCAGGCGAAGCTGACGCGCGACCGCCTGTCGGTGGCCAGCTTCAAGGACTTCGTCTGGGACGGCAAGCAGGTCCATGGCGTCCCGCTGGGGCGGGGGCTCGTGGGGCCGGAGTACGCCGATTCCCTGCGGAAGTCCGGCTACGCCGGCGCGGTCTCCTTGTTCCTGGAGTACCTGGAATCCGAGCCCCGCGACGCCGGCTACCTGGCCCGCGCCGCGGCGGCGACGAGGCGGGACCTGGAGGTGCTGCGGTCATGGCTGAGCTGA
- a CDS encoding class I SAM-dependent methyltransferase, whose protein sequence is MGRVEEVIPSQERHWSRHAARYDEVFIDPFAPGVVNPLWDALGAVEDRGAKTVIDLGCGTGPLLPMLLDRYGFGRVIALDFAPAMLARARERLGPDGAARVEFLERPMADLGDLRGRVDVAVALNSLVMPDVRVIDATLRAVREALRPGGVLLGVVPSLDSIQYQTMLQFDQALEIGMGPAEARRFTATHAEHRLYDFAFGLFRYRGLRQKFWTPFEVEHRLARAGFRAGPPSKVLYPWDEGVPAMAELSHFPPSWDWFFEARP, encoded by the coding sequence GTGGGACGGGTTGAAGAGGTGATCCCGAGCCAGGAGCGGCACTGGAGCCGCCACGCGGCGAGGTACGACGAGGTCTTCATCGACCCCTTCGCGCCCGGGGTGGTGAATCCGCTCTGGGATGCGCTGGGGGCGGTCGAGGATCGCGGGGCGAAGACCGTCATCGACCTCGGCTGCGGCACCGGGCCGCTGCTGCCGATGCTGCTGGATCGCTACGGCTTCGGCCGGGTGATCGCGCTCGACTTCGCGCCCGCCATGCTGGCCCGGGCCCGGGAGCGGCTGGGGCCGGACGGGGCCGCCCGCGTCGAGTTCCTGGAGCGGCCGATGGCCGACCTGGGTGACCTCCGCGGGCGGGTGGACGTGGCGGTCGCGCTCAATTCCCTGGTCATGCCGGACGTCCGCGTCATCGACGCCACGCTGCGGGCCGTCCGCGAGGCCCTCCGGCCGGGCGGCGTGCTCCTGGGCGTCGTCCCGTCGCTCGACTCGATCCAGTATCAGACGATGCTCCAGTTCGACCAGGCCCTGGAGATCGGCATGGGGCCGGCGGAGGCCCGGCGGTTCACGGCGACCCACGCCGAGCACCGGCTCTACGACTTCGCCTTCGGCCTGTTCCGCTACCGCGGGCTGCGGCAGAAGTTCTGGACCCCCTTCGAGGTCGAGCACCGCCTTGCCCGGGCCGGCTTCCGGGCCGGGCCGCCGAGCAAGGTCCTCTACCCCTGGGACGAGGGCGTCCCCGCCATGGCCGAGCTGAGCCACTTCCCGCCGAGCTGGGACTGGTTCTTCGAGGCCAGGCCGTGA
- a CDS encoding 3-keto-disaccharide hydrolase yields MLPLALALWLSILPGPHRDAPKSAPSPAPAPPSQAAKAEGFTPLFNGRDLTGWYTFLQKHGRNADPDRVITVEDGAIHLYKNAADNDMVVMGYIGTEKEYGDYHLRVRYRWGAKKFRPRYELKKDAGIYYHILGEDAVWPRALQFQVEATNVGDLIALHGFQLDSWVDPKTQGEAMPTFLDEPQGGAARVLGGKGIQYQKHLAGDHEVEGWNTAEIIAKGDSVTHVLNGRVVNRGVHVRLVDPEHPDAPPKPITKGRIALEIEAAEIEFRDVEIRSLD; encoded by the coding sequence ATGCTCCCCCTCGCTCTCGCGCTCTGGCTTTCCATCCTGCCGGGACCTCACCGCGACGCGCCCAAGTCCGCGCCGTCTCCCGCCCCCGCCCCCCCGTCGCAGGCCGCGAAGGCCGAGGGCTTCACGCCGCTGTTCAACGGCCGGGACCTGACCGGCTGGTACACGTTCCTCCAGAAGCACGGCAGGAACGCCGACCCCGATCGCGTGATCACCGTCGAGGACGGCGCGATCCACCTCTACAAGAACGCCGCCGACAACGACATGGTGGTGATGGGCTACATCGGCACGGAGAAGGAGTACGGCGACTACCACCTGCGGGTCCGGTACCGCTGGGGCGCGAAGAAGTTCCGGCCCCGCTACGAGCTGAAGAAGGACGCCGGCATCTACTACCACATCCTGGGCGAGGACGCCGTATGGCCTCGCGCCCTCCAGTTCCAGGTGGAGGCCACCAACGTCGGCGACCTGATCGCGCTGCACGGCTTCCAGCTCGACTCGTGGGTCGACCCGAAGACCCAGGGCGAGGCCATGCCGACGTTCCTCGACGAGCCGCAGGGGGGCGCCGCCCGCGTGCTCGGCGGCAAGGGGATCCAGTACCAGAAGCACCTCGCCGGCGACCACGAGGTGGAGGGCTGGAACACCGCGGAGATCATCGCCAAGGGGGACAGCGTCACGCACGTCCTCAACGGCCGCGTCGTCAATCGCGGCGTCCACGTCCGGCTCGTCGACCCCGAGCACCCCGACGCCCCGCCGAAGCCGATCACGAAGGGCCGCATCGCCCTGGAGATCGAGGCGGCCGAGATCGAGTTCCGCGACGTGGAGATCCGCAGCCTGGATTGA
- a CDS encoding DUF6174 domain-containing protein, with amino-acid sequence MGDEDDAAAADRRPEDDPPDRSDRPGARSRRPSVAFAALAVVGLTALCLYARCSGGQDVTPEALADAREAWARAMIRDYDLEWTSSGIARNHYFVTVRAGEVRKVEAVAPDGRRFEMAPAEKRFYGVDGLFTTIADELAQLRTERPFGQPPGARIVMRFAPDPKLGYPRLYRRDVMGTAQGLAIDVVRLTPAGDGPSAPGSPP; translated from the coding sequence ATGGGCGATGAGGACGACGCGGCGGCGGCCGACCGGCGGCCGGAGGACGACCCGCCGGACCGGTCGGATCGGCCCGGCGCCCGGTCGCGGCGGCCGTCGGTCGCGTTCGCGGCGCTCGCCGTGGTCGGCCTGACGGCGCTCTGCCTGTACGCCCGCTGCTCCGGCGGGCAGGACGTGACGCCCGAGGCCCTGGCGGACGCCCGCGAGGCCTGGGCCCGCGCGATGATCCGCGACTACGACCTGGAGTGGACCAGCTCCGGGATCGCCCGGAATCATTACTTCGTGACCGTGCGAGCGGGCGAGGTCCGCAAGGTGGAGGCCGTGGCCCCGGACGGGCGGCGGTTCGAGATGGCGCCGGCCGAGAAGCGGTTCTACGGGGTCGACGGCCTGTTCACGACCATCGCCGACGAGCTCGCCCAGCTCCGGACCGAGCGGCCCTTCGGGCAGCCGCCGGGGGCGAGGATCGTGATGCGGTTCGCCCCCGACCCGAAGCTCGGCTATCCGCGCCTCTACCGCCGCGACGTGATGGGCACGGCGCAGGGGCTGGCGATCGACGTCGTCCGGCTGACCCCCGCCGGGGACGGCCCCTCCGCCCCGGGCTCGCCCCCCTGA